In Electrophorus electricus isolate fEleEle1 chromosome 12, fEleEle1.pri, whole genome shotgun sequence, a single window of DNA contains:
- the slc7a3b gene encoding cationic amino acid transporter 3 produces MMESKLAAFAKSLVRRRMLDPTQEETRFARCLSTLDLTALGVGATLGAGVYVLAGEVAREKAGPAIVICFFIAALSSVLAGLCYAEFGARVPKTGSAYLYSYVTVGEIWAFITGWNLILSYVIGAASVARAWSSTFDNLVGQKISTFFNESMSIPDTGNVLTKYPDLFALIIIMLLTSLLAFGVNESALVNKIFTGINLVVLSFIIISGFVKGDRNNWNLTLEDIKNNKSLPVPPGTDFGTGGFAPFGFTGILSGAATCFYAFVGFDCIATTGEEAKNPQRSIPIGIVASLLICFVAYFGVSAALTLMMPYYVLDTASPLPEAFKHVQWEPARYIVAVGSLCALSTSLMGCMFPMPRVIFSMAEDGLLFRFLSRMHKKTKTPMAATIASGVIAALMALLFDLAALVDLMSIGTLLAYTLVAVCVLVLRYQPGSLSTSTGSNHGEEHQNKLLNGTDTGLVSFTPKILLLPSTQTPTKTSGLVVYATTAITCALFTLLCIVLALQAESIIEGHSVWVTMVVFLVILSAMCILIIWRQPQNREAISFKVPLLPMLPLVSIFINIYLMMQLDGPTWIRFAVWMGVGFLIYFAYGIRNSSEAKQNSSRNSEPVLQKRSPISLDEKNSEV; encoded by the exons ATGATGGAGTCAAAGTTGGCCGCCTTTGCCAAGTCATTAGTGCGCCGGCGTATGCTGGATCCCACTCAGGAGGAGACTCGCTTTGCCCGCTGTCTCTCCACCCTGGACCTTACTGCTCTGGGTGTTGGGGCTACGTTAGGGGCTGGCGTTTATGTGCTAGCTGGGGAGGTGGCCCGGGAGAAGGCAGGCCCAGCCATTGTGATTTGCTTTTTCATAGCGGCTCTGTCTTCCGTGCTTGCCGGCTTGTGCTACGCTGAGTTTGGTGCGCGAGTCCCAAAGACAGGGTCAGCTTACCTGTACAGCTATGTAACAGTGGGTGAAATCTGGGCCTTCATTACAGGATGGAACCTCATTCTCTCTTATGTAATAG GTGCTGCCAGTGTGGCCAGGGCCTGGAGCTCCACGTTTGACAATCTAGTGGGACAGAAGATTTCCACCTTTTTCAATGAATCCATGTCCATTCCAGATACAGGAAATGTACTGACAAAATATCCGGACCTGTTTGCACTTATCATCATTATGCTGCTGACCA GTCTGCTGGCATTCGGCGTAAATGAGTCAGCGTTGGTGAACAAGATCTTCACAGGGATTAACTTGGTGGTGTTAAGTTTCATCATAATCTCAGGCTTTGTGAAGGGTGATCGTAACAACTGGAACTTAACACTGGAGGatatcaaaaacaacaaaagtctTCCAGTGCCCCC GGGAACTGACTTCGGGACTGGGGGTTTTGCACCCTTTGGCTTTACAGGAATCCTCTCTGGTGCAGCGACCTGCTTTTATGCTTTTGTGGGTTTTGACTGCATTGCCACCACAG GCGAAGAAGCCAAAAACCCCCAGCGTTCTATACCAATAGGTATAGTGGCTTCTTTACTCATCTGCTTTGTCGCATACTTTGGAGTTTCTGCAGCCCTCACACTAATGATGCCCTACTATGTCCTGGACACTGCGAGCCCCCTGCCAGAGGCCTTCAAACATGTACAGTGGGAACCTGCCCGCTACATAGTAGCTGTAGGCTCTCTATGTGCCCTTTCAACCAG CCTGATGGGCTGTATGTTTCCCATGCCTCGTGTGATCTTCTCCATGGCTGAAGACGGCCTGCTCTTCCGATTCCTCTCCCGCAtgcacaaaaagacaaaaacacctATGGCCGCCACCATTGCATCCGGAGTCATAGCAG CCCTGATGGCCTTATTGTTCGACCTGGCCGCATTGGTGGACCTTATGTCGATCGGGACGTTGCTGGCCTACACGCttgtggcagtgtgtgttcttGTCCTTAG GTACCAGCCAGGCAGTCTGAGCACCAGTACTGGCAGTAATCATGGTGAAGAGCATCAGAATAAGCTGCTGAATGGAACTGATACTGGGCTGGTGTCCTTCACTCCCAAGATTCTGCTGTTGCCCAGCACTCAGACACCAACCAAAACCTCTGGCCTGGTCGTATATGCCACCACAGCCATTACCT GTGCGCTCTTCACTCTGCTATGTATTGTGCTGGCATTGCAGGCGGAGAGTATCATAGAGGGGCATAGTGTATGGGTCACTATGGTGGTTTTCCTTGTGATACTCTCTGCCATGTGCATTCTCATCATTTGGAGACAGCCCCAGAACAGGGAGGCTATTTCCTTTAAG GTCCCTTTGCTTCCTATGTTGCCTTTGGTCAGCATCTTTATTAACATCTATCTGATGATGCAGCTGGATGGTCCAACATGGATTCGTTTCGCAGTATGGATGGGTGTCG GCTTTTTGATTTACTTTGCTTACGGAATAAGGAACAGTTCTGAAGCCAAACAGAATTCCTCCAGAAATTCAGAACCTGTTCTGCAAAAAAGGAGCCCAATAAGTTTGGATGAGAAGAACAGTGAAGTTTAA